One part of the Clostridium thermosuccinogenes genome encodes these proteins:
- a CDS encoding acyl-CoA thioesterase, with product MHEITGDNINLVKENMLKGKTPRESQVEMTELVLPNDTNLLGNLLGGKLMHWIDIAGAMAASRHSNRVVATVAVDSLDFRHPARMGELVTLKAKLTWVGRTSMEVTVNVYAENVKTGAIIKTNKAYMTFVALDDEGKPTPVPPLIPETDEEKEDYLKAEKRRNERLARKARGY from the coding sequence ATGCATGAGATTACAGGAGATAATATAAATCTGGTAAAAGAAAACATGCTCAAGGGCAAAACACCCAGGGAGTCCCAGGTGGAGATGACGGAACTGGTATTACCCAATGATACCAATCTTCTTGGCAATCTTCTGGGAGGAAAGCTGATGCACTGGATAGATATTGCAGGAGCTATGGCCGCATCGCGCCATTCCAACAGAGTGGTGGCCACAGTTGCGGTGGATAGCCTGGATTTCAGGCATCCTGCGAGGATGGGAGAGCTGGTTACCCTGAAGGCAAAACTGACATGGGTGGGCAGGACTTCCATGGAGGTTACGGTAAATGTATATGCAGAAAATGTGAAAACCGGAGCCATTATAAAGACCAACAAGGCTTATATGACCTTTGTGGCCCTTGATGATGAGGGCAAGCCCACTCCGGTGCCTCCGCTTATTCCGGAAACCGATGAAGAAAAGGAGGATTATTTAAAAGCGGAGAAAAGAAGGAATGAAAGGCTGGCGAGGAAAGCCAGAGGCTATTAA
- a CDS encoding ribonuclease H-like domain-containing protein, with translation MYGDLKSRLEMYKMGKAEKKENLKSKNSEMDIQNIMEGSVCTNELGSYFMIEEEYPLSYIYGSYKLEDAAKLNLLPLNGICGDVDESLTIQDLLFMDTETTGLSGGAGTVAFLIGVGFFKEDCFILRQYFMRDYDEECTLLGDLNSLMSGYKGFVTFNGKAFDWNLLQSRFVFNRIRCSIKNPIHMDLLFPSRRIWKLKLENCKLGTLEANVLGESRKDDIPGAMIPQVYFKYLEDRDASDIKKVIKHNALDILSLVALLTKIAGMLEKPLLETDCERELFGVGTIFESAGKYDQVMDCYENCMKSENTYIKESALRKLADIYKRNKEYDKAVEHWNRMISESETLSLYPVIELAKYYEHKSKDINKALEMTERAMEKISRMGLINSYQYDEVKKRYERLKSKARRTKNA, from the coding sequence ATGTACGGGGATTTAAAAAGCAGGCTCGAAATGTACAAGATGGGCAAGGCTGAAAAAAAGGAAAACTTAAAAAGCAAAAATTCTGAAATGGATATTCAGAATATCATGGAAGGCTCTGTTTGCACCAATGAACTGGGTTCTTACTTCATGATCGAGGAGGAATATCCTCTGTCCTATATTTATGGAAGCTACAAGCTGGAAGATGCGGCAAAGCTGAATCTGCTGCCGTTGAACGGCATATGCGGGGATGTGGATGAAAGCTTAACGATTCAGGATTTGCTTTTTATGGATACGGAAACCACAGGCCTGTCGGGAGGTGCGGGCACAGTTGCTTTTCTCATAGGGGTTGGTTTCTTTAAAGAGGATTGCTTTATACTTCGTCAGTACTTTATGAGGGACTATGATGAGGAGTGCACCCTGCTTGGAGATTTGAACAGCCTCATGTCGGGCTACAAAGGCTTTGTGACCTTCAACGGCAAGGCTTTCGACTGGAACCTGCTGCAGTCGAGGTTTGTGTTTAACCGGATTAGGTGTTCCATCAAAAACCCCATACATATGGATCTTCTTTTTCCTTCCAGAAGGATATGGAAGCTGAAGCTGGAAAACTGCAAGCTGGGCACCCTGGAGGCAAATGTCCTGGGCGAGAGCAGGAAGGACGATATCCCGGGAGCAATGATACCGCAGGTATATTTCAAATACCTTGAGGACAGGGATGCATCCGACATAAAAAAGGTTATTAAGCATAATGCGCTGGACATACTATCTCTTGTTGCATTGCTCACAAAAATAGCAGGCATGCTGGAAAAGCCTTTGTTAGAAACCGACTGTGAAAGGGAATTATTTGGAGTAGGTACCATTTTCGAAAGCGCCGGGAAATATGATCAGGTCATGGATTGTTATGAAAACTGCATGAAATCGGAAAATACGTATATAAAGGAGTCGGCTTTGCGAAAACTGGCGGACATTTACAAAAGAAACAAGGAATATGACAAGGCGGTGGAGCATTGGAACCGTATGATTTCAGAATCGGAGACCTTGAGCCTGTACCCGGTTATCGAGCTGGCCAAGTATTATGAGCATAAAAGCAAGGATATAAATAAAGCTCTGGAAATGACGGAGAGAGCTATGGAGAAGATATCCCGCATGGGTTTGATAAACAGTTATCAGTATGATGAAGTGAAGAAGAGATATGAAAGACTGAAAAGCAAAGCAAGGAGGACTAAAAATGCATGA
- the dusB gene encoding tRNA dihydrouridine synthase DusB: MRIGNVDIKNNVFLAPMAGVTDMPFRILCKEQGCGFVYTEMVSAKGIHYNDDKSFKLTEISDIEKPAAVQIFGSDPSIMAEIAERLNDSDASVIDINMGCPTPKITKNGEGSALMQKPELVAAIVKAVVKASAKPVTVKIRKGWNDDSVNAVEIAKIVEDCGASAVAVHGRTREQFYSGQADWEIIGKVKKAVSIPVIGNGDIVKPEDAKRMLEQTGCDAVMIGRGAQGNPWIFKRTLYYLEKGEMLPEPSADEKINTILRHMKMLIDLKGEHIGVCEMRKHIAWYIKGMRNATQVKEKVFRMKDAGEIMQLLEEYMKEAQ; the protein is encoded by the coding sequence ATAAGAATTGGTAATGTAGATATAAAAAATAACGTATTTTTAGCACCTATGGCAGGGGTTACGGACATGCCGTTCAGAATTCTGTGCAAGGAGCAGGGGTGCGGATTTGTATATACGGAAATGGTGAGCGCCAAGGGCATCCATTATAATGATGATAAGAGCTTCAAGCTTACCGAAATAAGCGATATAGAGAAGCCTGCCGCCGTGCAGATTTTCGGTTCGGACCCTTCCATCATGGCGGAAATTGCAGAACGGTTGAATGACTCCGATGCCAGCGTAATTGACATCAACATGGGGTGCCCTACGCCTAAGATAACGAAAAATGGCGAAGGCAGCGCTCTTATGCAAAAACCGGAATTGGTGGCTGCTATAGTCAAGGCGGTGGTTAAGGCATCGGCAAAGCCTGTAACGGTTAAAATCCGGAAAGGCTGGAATGATGACAGCGTCAATGCGGTGGAAATAGCGAAAATCGTAGAGGATTGCGGTGCCAGCGCTGTTGCCGTCCATGGCCGCACCCGGGAACAGTTTTACAGCGGACAGGCCGATTGGGAAATAATTGGGAAAGTAAAGAAAGCAGTTTCCATCCCGGTCATAGGAAATGGGGATATCGTGAAGCCGGAAGATGCAAAACGAATGCTGGAGCAGACCGGATGCGATGCGGTCATGATAGGCCGTGGAGCCCAGGGAAATCCATGGATCTTTAAAAGGACGCTGTACTACCTGGAAAAGGGAGAAATGCTTCCCGAGCCTTCCGCCGATGAAAAAATAAACACCATTCTGCGCCATATGAAGATGCTGATCGATCTTAAAGGCGAACATATCGGGGTTTGTGAAATGAGAAAGCATATTGCCTGGTATATCAAGGGCATGCGCAATGCTACCCAGGTGAAGGAAAAGGTTTTCAGGATGAAGGATGCCGGAGAAATCATGCAGCTTTTGGAGGAATACATGAAGGAAGCTCAATAG
- a CDS encoding transposon-encoded TnpW family protein encodes MENPINSRTTKSDIGGTVYVVESRISDSAKESAYSKLKRLITVNAKSLSKLSDSSYKPTEINSTSSR; translated from the coding sequence ATGGAAAACCCAATTAACAGCCGAACAACCAAATCCGATATCGGAGGTACGGTCTATGTGGTGGAATCACGAATAAGTGATTCAGCAAAGGAAAGTGCATATTCCAAGCTGAAACGACTGATTACAGTCAACGCAAAAAGCCTTTCAAAGTTATCAGATAGTTCATATAAACCCACGGAAATCAACTCGACTTCTTCAAGGTAG
- a CDS encoding RNA polymerase sigma factor encodes MEYNVRSLFLMAKGGDIEAYERLIETYQKKIYTLALKVSGDRSDASEMAQEVFIRAYKSIHSLKDEKQLPILIYRAAAGVCLNSEKQYKEKISYSRKSTPG; translated from the coding sequence ATGGAATACAATGTCAGAAGCCTGTTTTTGATGGCAAAGGGTGGTGATATAGAGGCATATGAGCGTCTCATAGAAACTTATCAGAAAAAGATATATACTCTGGCATTAAAGGTATCCGGCGACAGGTCGGATGCCAGCGAGATGGCTCAGGAGGTCTTTATAAGGGCATATAAATCCATCCATTCCCTAAAAGATGAAAAGCAGCTTCCGATACTTATATATAGAGCGGCAGCAGGTGTATGCCTTAATTCAGAAAAGCAGTACAAGGAAAAGATATCATACAGCCGCAAAAGCACACCCGGCTGA
- the spoVB gene encoding stage V sporulation protein B has protein sequence MAKKSFISGALILMVAGFVVRIIGFIYRIYLSNLVGAEGMGVYELIFPVYSLIVLTLTSGISVAVSKMVAEEAAKNRPVNLRKITWAATIMVMAAGIAVSLFIYFFADFIANGILKDGRTYSSLLVLVPSIPFIAAASAVKGYFYGVQEVTPTAVSQVVEQAAKIALVMGLAAYFVDAGLEYACALATAGMAAGEIANLLVLWLVYHFRKKKIDKYASGAGTMRKRVIIRSMLAIAVPVSFNRFVTSVMAATEQILIPRRLLAGGLDYQSSIEEFGKLSGMAMPLILFPSLVTTSLATTLVPAISEAISLKDYRSVNYRISKSIQLTFMLGFIFTALFFTFPDHIGNLLYRRENVGPMLRDLAFVCIFIYLQQTMLGILNGLGKQGLSLRNSIIGSVIRIGFVYFVVPSYGIQGYIIGAAASALVVCILNMIIIIKTTGMMMDFRNWIIKPGFVGLLMFLSGKYIYHFFEMFHLGYPLTVISTVFGYVLAALALMFAFGALDKDELVRLLGRRSKRRTLKTR, from the coding sequence ATGGCTAAAAAATCCTTCATAAGCGGCGCTTTAATCCTCATGGTGGCAGGATTTGTAGTGCGGATTATCGGCTTCATATACCGGATATATCTTTCAAACCTTGTAGGTGCCGAGGGAATGGGAGTATATGAGCTGATTTTCCCGGTTTATTCTCTTATTGTGCTTACTTTGACATCCGGAATATCTGTTGCGGTATCAAAAATGGTAGCTGAGGAGGCGGCAAAGAATCGCCCTGTCAACCTGAGGAAGATTACATGGGCTGCCACCATAATGGTAATGGCTGCAGGTATTGCGGTATCACTGTTTATATATTTCTTTGCAGATTTCATCGCTAATGGAATATTGAAGGATGGCAGAACTTATTCCTCGCTTCTGGTGCTGGTGCCGTCCATACCCTTTATAGCGGCAGCTTCGGCTGTGAAAGGATATTTCTATGGAGTGCAGGAGGTAACTCCGACGGCGGTTTCGCAGGTGGTGGAGCAGGCAGCAAAAATCGCTCTTGTAATGGGCCTGGCAGCATATTTCGTCGATGCAGGGCTGGAGTATGCATGTGCGTTAGCTACTGCAGGCATGGCTGCCGGTGAAATAGCAAATCTGCTTGTATTATGGCTGGTATACCATTTCAGAAAGAAAAAGATCGATAAGTATGCTTCCGGGGCGGGAACCATGAGGAAGCGGGTGATAATAAGGAGCATGCTGGCAATAGCAGTTCCTGTGTCTTTCAATAGGTTTGTGACATCCGTAATGGCCGCCACCGAACAGATTTTAATACCCAGAAGGCTTTTGGCAGGAGGGCTTGATTACCAGAGCAGCATTGAAGAATTCGGAAAGCTGTCGGGAATGGCCATGCCCCTTATCCTTTTTCCCTCACTGGTCACTACTTCCCTCGCTACCACCCTGGTTCCGGCCATTTCAGAAGCCATATCCCTTAAAGATTACAGGTCGGTCAATTACAGGATATCAAAGTCCATACAACTCACCTTTATGTTAGGTTTCATTTTTACAGCGCTTTTCTTTACCTTTCCGGACCATATAGGCAATCTTCTGTACAGAAGGGAGAATGTCGGGCCGATGCTCCGGGACCTTGCCTTTGTATGCATTTTTATTTACCTCCAGCAGACCATGCTGGGCATATTGAACGGTCTCGGAAAGCAGGGCTTGTCCCTGAGGAACTCCATCATAGGGTCGGTCATAAGGATAGGCTTTGTGTATTTTGTGGTGCCTTCCTACGGCATACAGGGGTATATCATTGGCGCCGCAGCAAGCGCGCTGGTGGTATGCATCCTGAACATGATAATTATAATAAAGACCACAGGCATGATGATGGACTTCCGCAACTGGATTATAAAACCTGGTTTTGTAGGATTATTAATGTTCCTGTCCGGAAAATACATATACCACTTTTTTGAGATGTTCCATCTGGGTTATCCCCTGACCGTGATTTCCACCGTATTTGGCTATGTGCTCGCAGCGCTGGCATTGATGTTCGCCTTTGGTGCACTGGATAAGGACGAATTAGTAAGGCTTCTGGGTAGGAGGTCCAAAAGGAGAACTTTAAAAACAAGATGA
- a CDS encoding recombinase family protein → MNRQSTFGTIRKSKLAFEEAKITALYCRLSRDDELAGDSNSIVNQKAILKKYAEDNGFRNIEFYVDDGVSGTTFDRPDFNRMIADVESGRIGTIIIKDMSRFGRDYLKVGYYTEIMFPEADVRFIAINNGIDSANQADSDFTPFLNIINEWYAKDTSKKIRAVFKSKGQSGKPLCTNPPYGYIKDPEDKLHWIIDEKAAEVVRDIFRLCMAGFGPTQIAKQLEKRCIDTPTVHLRKMGINTPARPPENPYAWSARTVADILAKMEYLGHTVNFKTSKKSYKSKVKIMNNPEEWLVFKNTHEAIIDEGTWETVQKIRDGKRRPSRLGEMGMLSGMMFCADCGAKLYQVRGKGWTHDKEYFVCATYRKKKGMCSSHQIRNVVVEQLLIEDLRRVTSFAKDHEQEFIRIVMNSSEKELAKELRQSQKEYEQAQSRIADIDKIIRKLYEDNVMGKIPEERFYKMSAEYEAEQKALEERITKLKHTIDTANEQSLNTDRFLALVKKYTEITELDAEIIREFIDKIIVFKAEKVDGRRTQRIQIFYNCIGAIDLPK, encoded by the coding sequence ATGAATAGACAGTCAACATTTGGCACTATACGTAAATCAAAATTAGCATTTGAAGAAGCGAAAATTACTGCTCTTTACTGCAGGCTTTCACGTGATGATGAGCTTGCAGGAGACAGTAACAGCATAGTAAACCAGAAGGCAATTCTAAAAAAGTATGCTGAGGACAACGGTTTTCGCAACATCGAATTTTATGTGGATGATGGGGTCAGCGGTACAACTTTTGATAGACCAGACTTTAACCGCATGATTGCTGATGTAGAGTCCGGTAGAATCGGAACGATTATCATCAAGGATATGTCCCGTTTCGGCAGGGATTACCTTAAAGTAGGATATTATACCGAGATTATGTTTCCTGAAGCAGATGTACGATTCATTGCTATTAACAACGGTATTGATAGTGCAAACCAAGCAGACAGTGACTTTACACCGTTTCTTAACATTATTAATGAATGGTACGCTAAGGATACTAGCAAGAAAATCCGTGCTGTGTTCAAATCCAAGGGACAATCTGGTAAGCCACTCTGTACCAATCCACCTTACGGTTATATTAAAGACCCTGAAGATAAGTTGCACTGGATAATAGATGAGAAAGCCGCCGAAGTGGTCAGAGATATTTTCCGACTGTGCATGGCTGGCTTTGGACCCACGCAGATAGCAAAGCAACTTGAAAAACGATGCATTGATACACCTACGGTTCATCTTCGCAAAATGGGTATTAACACTCCAGCAAGACCACCTGAAAACCCATATGCTTGGTCAGCTCGTACCGTAGCAGATATTCTGGCTAAAATGGAATATCTAGGCCACACAGTGAATTTCAAGACTTCTAAAAAGTCATATAAGAGCAAAGTCAAGATAATGAACAATCCAGAGGAATGGCTGGTTTTCAAAAATACCCATGAAGCAATTATTGATGAGGGCACTTGGGAAACAGTGCAGAAAATCAGAGATGGCAAGCGAAGACCATCGCGATTAGGTGAAATGGGAATGCTTTCTGGCATGATGTTTTGTGCCGACTGTGGGGCAAAGCTGTATCAGGTTAGAGGCAAGGGATGGACACACGATAAGGAATACTTCGTTTGTGCGACTTACCGCAAGAAAAAGGGTATGTGCAGTTCACATCAGATACGCAATGTTGTAGTGGAACAGCTTTTGATAGAAGACTTAAGGCGTGTAACCTCCTTTGCCAAAGACCATGAACAGGAATTCATCCGTATAGTTATGAATAGCTCAGAAAAGGAACTTGCCAAAGAACTCCGCCAAAGTCAAAAGGAGTACGAACAAGCACAGTCTCGTATTGCTGACATAGACAAAATCATTCGAAAGCTATATGAAGACAATGTGATGGGTAAAATTCCCGAAGAGCGTTTTTACAAGATGTCGGCTGAATATGAAGCCGAGCAGAAGGCACTGGAAGAAAGGATAACCAAATTAAAACATACCATTGATACAGCAAATGAACAGTCCCTCAATACCGACCGCTTTTTAGCACTGGTTAAAAAGTACACAGAAATTACAGAATTGGATGCAGAGATTATTCGAGAGTTCATTGACAAAATTATAGTATTCAAGGCTGAAAAGGTAGATGGCCGCAGAACCCAGCGGATTCAAATTTTCTATAACTGCATTGGTGCTATCGACTTACCAAAATAA
- a CDS encoding Hsp20/alpha crystallin family protein produces MFGLTPFNSRRNGMVRRNDPWGIRDFMDSFFSEPFFLESTGIRADIRETDKEYIVDAEIPGVNKEDIKLELRDDVLTISVERNEQINEERENYIRRERRYGSYSRSFYVENVKNEDVKAKYANGVLTITLPKQEGGKDNRRRIEIQ; encoded by the coding sequence ATGTTTGGTTTAACACCCTTTAATTCAAGAAGGAACGGTATGGTAAGGAGGAATGATCCCTGGGGTATCAGGGATTTCATGGACAGCTTTTTTAGTGAACCCTTTTTTCTGGAGAGTACCGGCATTAGAGCCGATATACGTGAAACCGACAAGGAATACATTGTCGACGCGGAAATCCCTGGAGTCAACAAGGAGGATATCAAACTGGAACTGAGGGATGACGTCCTGACCATATCGGTAGAACGCAACGAACAGATCAACGAGGAGAGGGAAAACTATATACGGCGTGAAAGAAGGTATGGCAGTTACAGCAGGAGCTTCTATGTGGAAAACGTAAAGAATGAAGACGTAAAAGCTAAGTATGCCAACGGAGTTCTTACAATAACGCTGCCTAAGCAGGAAGGCGGAAAGGACAACAGGAGAAGAATCGAAATTCAATAA
- a CDS encoding ATP-binding cassette domain-containing protein encodes MKAVECSALTKKFAKTTALDSLTFSLDENKIIGLIGRNGAGKTTFLKTCAGYIKPTSGEIKVFGEKVFDNMNAISKLIYIYDDIKYNDSLRLGDILKLGPLYYKDWNSDFAVKLLKRFGLKDHMKYCKLSRGMKTQFNIIVGLCSRAPLSLLDEPTLGLDAAVRKDFYNILLNDYMEHPRTIIISSHLLSELENLLEEIVLIDNGKLVLHKSVEELQEYGVYLNGRSDIIGPFIKDKQVLSLRKLGNSIIAGIKNDLSDADRSYLSANNVDISKINVEDVCIYLTRKREDGEPYAF; translated from the coding sequence ATGAAGGCTGTAGAATGCAGCGCTCTTACAAAAAAATTCGCCAAAACAACTGCCCTGGACAGTCTTACCTTTTCCCTGGATGAAAATAAAATCATCGGTTTGATAGGCAGAAACGGAGCAGGAAAAACTACCTTTTTAAAAACCTGTGCGGGCTATATCAAACCTACATCAGGAGAAATAAAGGTTTTTGGCGAAAAAGTATTCGATAATATGAATGCAATATCCAAGCTCATATATATCTACGATGACATAAAATACAATGATTCTCTGAGGCTGGGCGACATTCTGAAGCTAGGCCCCTTGTACTACAAGGATTGGAACAGTGATTTTGCGGTAAAGCTTCTGAAGCGTTTCGGGCTGAAGGATCACATGAAATACTGCAAACTCTCCAGAGGAATGAAAACCCAGTTTAATATAATTGTCGGCTTATGCAGCCGTGCACCTTTATCCCTGCTGGATGAACCCACGCTCGGACTGGATGCGGCCGTAAGAAAAGATTTTTATAACATCCTGCTGAATGATTATATGGAGCATCCGAGGACCATAATAATATCAAGCCATCTGCTGAGCGAACTGGAAAATCTTCTGGAGGAAATCGTTCTGATAGATAATGGCAAGCTGGTGCTCCACAAGTCTGTTGAGGAATTGCAGGAATATGGAGTATATCTGAACGGAAGAAGCGACATCATCGGTCCCTTCATCAAGGATAAGCAAGTCTTGAGCCTCCGAAAGCTTGGAAACAGCATTATCGCAGGCATTAAAAATGACCTTTCCGATGCCGACCGGTCTTACCTGTCTGCCAATAATGTTGACATAAGTAAAATCAATGTGGAAGACGTCTGCATCTATTTGACCAGAAAGAGAGAGGATGGTGAACCCTATGCTTTTTAA
- a CDS encoding GntR family transcriptional regulator: MKIQPDSLKPIYVQIAEGIEDDILNGILKEDEQAYSQNQIAREFGINPATAAKGLNMLVEEGILYKKRGLGMHVSPGAKNAIQQKRKKVIFTELLNELLREAKKLNISKEEIKLMIDNMEGGLEE, translated from the coding sequence GTGAAGATTCAGCCTGATAGTTTAAAACCGATATATGTGCAAATAGCTGAAGGAATTGAAGATGATATTCTAAATGGCATCCTTAAAGAAGACGAACAGGCCTATTCCCAAAACCAGATTGCCCGGGAATTTGGTATAAACCCGGCTACAGCGGCAAAAGGCTTGAATATGCTTGTGGAAGAAGGAATTTTATATAAGAAGAGAGGGTTGGGCATGCATGTTTCTCCCGGCGCAAAAAACGCCATACAGCAAAAGCGGAAGAAAGTCATTTTTACAGAACTTTTAAATGAACTGCTGCGGGAAGCAAAAAAGTTGAATATAAGCAAGGAAGAAATAAAGCTCATGATCGATAACATGGAGGGAGGGCTTGAAGAATGA
- a CDS encoding DEAD/DEAH box helicase produces MNLEQMLDYFKASDRIMGNITNWVEVPAKEAVYSEFPDFLDERIKEALKRRGIHRLYSHQASAISEVNAGKNVVVVTPTASGKTMCYNIPVLDAIIKDEESRAIFLFPTKALSQDQVAELHELITDAGVDVKTYTYDGDTPQSARKAIRQAGHIVVTNPDMLHSGILPHHTKWTKLFENLKFVVIDEVHHYRGVFGSHLANVIRRLKRICNFYGSNPQFICCSATIANPAELAQRITGCEMTLIDNNGAPSGKKNIIFYNPPLVNKELGIRKSSLLEAKQLAEMLIRNDIKTIVFTKSRLSVEVLVTYLKDIFHGKLEGDEKVRGYRGGYLPNLRREIEKGLRKGEISAVVSTNALELGIDIGSLEACIICGYPGTIASTWQQAGRAGRRKGESVTIMVANSSPLDQYIVNNPDYFFGSSPENGLINPDNLVILYSHMKCAAFELPFEDDEIFGVQTTQELLSFMEEAGLVRHVGKRWHWSSEVFPADEISLRSTSNENFIIIDISDPHHRVIGETDRFSAPMLLHEEAIYIHDGQQYQVEKLDFDDKKAYVRKVDVDYYTDASLAVDLKVIDVFREKEGEKVLKSCGEVMVNALVTMFKKIKLYTHENIGSGPVNLPDLEMHTTSYWTSLPENVPGVVSQTQLQNGLLGLSNVLSNAAPVYLMCDPGDIKVVYQVRSTFTKRPTVYIYDNYPGGVGFSEKLFELHNELYSTARDMISRCPCESGCPSCVGPLNEFSGEENPKELTLMLIDLILGDKPEGKAT; encoded by the coding sequence ATGAATCTAGAGCAAATGCTGGATTATTTTAAAGCTTCCGACAGGATAATGGGCAATATTACCAACTGGGTTGAGGTGCCTGCCAAGGAAGCTGTTTATTCCGAATTTCCGGATTTCCTGGACGAGAGGATAAAGGAGGCTTTGAAGCGCAGGGGAATCCATAGACTGTATTCCCATCAGGCCTCGGCCATAAGTGAGGTCAATGCCGGCAAAAACGTGGTGGTGGTCACCCCTACCGCTTCGGGAAAGACCATGTGCTACAACATACCAGTGCTGGATGCCATTATAAAGGATGAGGAGTCCAGGGCAATATTCCTGTTTCCTACCAAGGCCCTTTCCCAGGATCAGGTGGCGGAGCTGCATGAGCTTATCACCGATGCCGGTGTGGATGTCAAAACCTATACCTATGACGGCGATACCCCTCAGTCGGCGAGGAAGGCTATAAGGCAGGCCGGACATATTGTGGTTACAAATCCGGACATGCTGCATAGCGGCATACTTCCCCACCATACAAAATGGACGAAGCTGTTTGAAAATCTGAAGTTCGTCGTTATTGACGAAGTGCATCATTACAGGGGAGTGTTCGGAAGCCATCTGGCCAATGTTATAAGGCGGCTTAAACGCATATGCAATTTTTATGGTTCAAATCCTCAGTTCATATGCTGTTCAGCCACCATTGCCAACCCTGCTGAACTGGCGCAGAGGATAACGGGTTGTGAAATGACCCTCATAGACAATAACGGTGCCCCTTCCGGAAAGAAAAATATCATATTTTACAACCCTCCGCTGGTGAACAAGGAGTTGGGCATCCGCAAAAGCAGCCTGCTGGAAGCAAAGCAGCTGGCTGAGATGCTCATCCGGAATGACATCAAAACCATAGTATTCACCAAGAGCAGGCTCAGCGTCGAGGTTCTTGTCACTTATCTCAAGGACATTTTTCATGGCAAGCTGGAAGGCGATGAAAAGGTAAGAGGCTACCGGGGAGGGTATTTGCCCAACTTAAGGCGCGAAATAGAGAAGGGCTTGCGAAAGGGCGAAATATCCGCGGTTGTCAGCACCAATGCCCTGGAGCTGGGCATAGACATAGGAAGCCTTGAAGCATGCATTATTTGCGGTTACCCCGGCACGATAGCCAGCACGTGGCAGCAAGCGGGAAGAGCAGGAAGAAGAAAGGGTGAGTCTGTCACCATTATGGTGGCCAACAGCAGCCCGCTGGACCAGTACATAGTAAATAATCCCGATTACTTTTTCGGCAGCAGCCCTGAAAATGGCCTTATAAATCCCGACAACCTTGTTATATTATACAGCCACATGAAATGTGCCGCCTTTGAGCTGCCTTTTGAGGACGATGAAATATTTGGGGTGCAGACAACCCAGGAGCTGCTGAGCTTTATGGAGGAGGCTGGGCTGGTCCGCCATGTGGGTAAACGTTGGCACTGGTCTTCGGAGGTGTTCCCTGCAGATGAAATAAGCCTGAGAAGCACATCTAATGAGAACTTCATAATCATAGACATTTCTGACCCACACCACAGGGTTATAGGAGAAACGGACAGATTCAGCGCTCCGATGCTCCTTCATGAGGAAGCCATTTATATCCATGATGGCCAGCAGTATCAGGTGGAAAAGCTGGATTTTGACGATAAGAAGGCCTATGTTAGAAAGGTTGATGTGGATTATTACACCGATGCGAGCCTGGCGGTGGATCTGAAAGTGATTGATGTGTTTAGGGAGAAGGAAGGGGAAAAGGTATTAAAAAGCTGTGGAGAGGTCATGGTTAATGCTCTTGTAACCATGTTTAAGAAAATAAAGCTCTATACCCACGAAAATATCGGCTCAGGGCCGGTGAACCTGCCTGATCTTGAGATGCATACCACCTCCTACTGGACGAGCCTTCCGGAGAACGTGCCGGGGGTGGTGTCCCAGACACAGCTGCAGAACGGCCTTTTGGGATTGTCAAATGTTCTTTCCAATGCAGCTCCGGTCTATCTGATGTGCGATCCGGGGGACATCAAGGTGGTTTATCAGGTGAGGTCGACCTTTACCAAAAGGCCTACCGTGTATATCTACGATAATTATCCCGGAGGCGTGGGATTTAGTGAAAAATTGTTCGAGCTGCATAATGAGTTATATTCCACCGCCAGGGACATGATAAGCCGGTGCCCCTGTGAATCCGGTTGCCCATCCTGTGTAGGGCCTCTTAATGAGTTTTCGGGGGAAGAGAATCCGAAAGAACTAACCCTTATGCTGATAGATTTGATACTGGGGGATAAGCCGGAAGGCAAAGCCACTTAA